A region from the Bacillota bacterium genome encodes:
- a CDS encoding spore germination protein, whose amino-acid sequence MPNLLTKIVGFLKYSRPNNEEGFELLEDKYEQGKTTQMDSSEYEDDKSQNQQKDNTHSKSTKIRKPIKVEDWKSKQNSNAKGKSSIQPPSVSNVFKDVATNKQYIEEIFSMPRNQDVVIREFKIARKTKAFLVFVDGMVDKTSVNQFILPQLMDPDNFADASNSCPIDYIIDNVLSITQLTKASDFNEIKPQILNGLSVLFIDECSEALMMETRGFEKRNIDRPIAEQVVKGSQEGFTENLRTNITLLRRIIKNEKLITEIIPTGKLNKVNSAILYIEGITNPKIVEEVRRRIKKIDTDFIAGSGMLEQLIEDNYLMPFPQVVSTERPDRAASFLVEGQVVIITEGDPFAMAAPVTFYRLFHTSEDSMLRWQYGTFLRIIRFIGVMSALLIPGLYVALVLYHHEMVPSPFLESIVKSREAVPFPTIIELLLMELAFELVREGGVRIPGVIGQTLGIVGALILGQVAVQAGLVSPILIVIIALTGLGSFTMPNFSMALAIRILRFLFVFAAGIAGFYGISLAFIVVAALACHMKSFGVPFLAPVAPSAKINPDTIIRQPLFNQSMRSDPFNTPNRKRNDKDNGGDAK is encoded by the coding sequence ATGCCAAATTTGCTTACAAAAATAGTGGGTTTTTTGAAATACAGCAGACCAAATAATGAAGAAGGTTTTGAATTACTGGAAGACAAGTATGAACAGGGGAAGACCACGCAGATGGATTCCTCTGAATATGAGGATGATAAAAGCCAAAATCAACAAAAGGATAATACACATTCTAAATCAACAAAAATAAGAAAACCAATAAAAGTGGAAGATTGGAAGTCTAAGCAGAACAGTAATGCCAAAGGCAAGTCTTCCATTCAACCCCCTTCTGTTTCTAATGTTTTTAAGGATGTAGCAACTAACAAGCAGTATATTGAAGAGATCTTTAGTATGCCCAGGAATCAGGATGTGGTTATCAGGGAGTTTAAAATTGCTAGAAAAACAAAAGCCTTTTTGGTCTTTGTGGACGGTATGGTGGATAAAACTTCGGTAAACCAATTCATACTTCCACAATTAATGGACCCAGATAATTTTGCGGACGCATCTAATAGCTGTCCAATTGATTATATTATAGATAATGTATTATCTATTACGCAGCTTACAAAGGCCTCTGATTTTAATGAAATAAAGCCTCAAATCTTAAATGGACTGTCGGTCTTGTTTATCGATGAATGCTCGGAAGCGCTAATGATGGAAACCAGGGGATTTGAAAAAAGAAATATTGATAGGCCTATCGCAGAGCAGGTAGTAAAAGGCTCACAAGAAGGATTTACAGAAAACTTAAGAACAAACATAACGCTGCTGCGAAGAATAATCAAGAATGAAAAACTTATTACTGAAATTATCCCTACGGGAAAATTGAACAAGGTCAACAGTGCAATATTATACATTGAAGGTATCACCAATCCCAAAATAGTGGAAGAAGTTCGCCGACGCATTAAAAAGATTGACACAGACTTTATTGCAGGGAGTGGTATGCTTGAGCAATTGATTGAAGATAATTATCTTATGCCCTTTCCGCAGGTCGTTTCCACTGAAAGACCGGATAGAGCGGCTTCATTCCTGGTAGAGGGACAGGTAGTAATTATTACAGAAGGGGATCCCTTTGCGATGGCTGCTCCTGTGACTTTTTACAGACTATTTCATACCTCGGAAGACTCAATGCTGAGATGGCAATACGGTACCTTCTTAAGAATTATTCGATTTATTGGGGTTATGTCCGCTTTGCTCATTCCAGGCTTGTATGTTGCTTTAGTGCTGTATCATCACGAAATGGTACCATCGCCTTTTTTGGAGTCTATTGTAAAATCCAGAGAAGCTGTTCCCTTTCCAACCATTATTGAACTTTTACTAATGGAACTTGCCTTTGAATTGGTCCGTGAAGGTGGTGTTAGAATACCTGGTGTGATTGGGCAGACATTAGGTATTGTTGGTGCTTTGATATTGGGTCAGGTAGCAGTCCAGGCAGGTCTTGTTAGTCCAATTCTAATTGTAATCATTGCATTAACAGGCTTAGGCAGTTTTACCATGCCTAATTTTTCTATGGCGTTGGCCATTCGAATATTACGATTCCTCTTTGTTTTTGCCGCAGGAATAGCAGGCTTTTATGGCATATCCCTTGCGTTTATTGTAGTTGCAGCTTTGGCTTGTCATATGAAGTCTTTTGGAGTGCCTTTCTTGGCACCCGTTGCACCCAGCGCAAAAATTAACCCCGATACCATCATTCGCCAGCCTTTATTCAATCAAAGTATGCGCTCAGATCCCTTTAACACACCCAACCGTAAAAGAAATGACAAGGATAACGGAGGTGATGCTAAATGA
- the glnA gene encoding type I glutamate--ammonia ligase, with product MYCSEDKKQEVIDKVSKQGIEFIRLQFVDIFGVLKSMSVTTDELANALDGCLMFDGSSIDGFARIDESDQCLVPDPDSLEIMPWRPREKGVARMICDVYSPDGSPFPGCPRNNLKRVLKEAKDMGFEMNVGPEGEFFLFHTDDRGMPTLDIHDKAGYFDLAPIDRGEDARRDIVLTMKKMGFKIEASHHEVAPGQHEIDFKYGEALQTADNWVTFRDIVKNIAKNHDLYATFMPKPLTGQNGSAMHCNQSLFKDNDNIFYDPNTESGLSETALYYIGGLLKHARGMTAIANPTINSYKRLRPGYEAPTYITWSSSNRSALIRIPSSRGSGTRVEYRSPDPTANPYLIFAVMLKAGLEGIKNKIMPPKPVNGDLYKLAKQKELEHLPHDLHSALKAMEADPLIEAAIGKHALDRFLEGKYQEYNDYAEQVHQWEIKSYMGRY from the coding sequence ATCTACTGTTCTGAAGACAAGAAACAAGAAGTGATTGACAAAGTATCTAAGCAAGGCATTGAGTTCATTCGATTACAATTTGTGGATATTTTTGGCGTTCTCAAAAGCATGAGCGTTACCACGGACGAATTAGCCAATGCCCTGGACGGATGCCTGATGTTCGATGGTTCATCGATTGATGGATTTGCCCGCATTGACGAATCGGACCAATGCCTGGTCCCAGATCCCGACAGCCTGGAGATTATGCCTTGGCGGCCACGGGAAAAGGGTGTGGCCCGGATGATTTGTGACGTATACTCCCCCGACGGTTCACCCTTTCCCGGTTGTCCCCGCAACAATTTAAAGCGGGTGCTCAAGGAAGCAAAAGACATGGGTTTTGAAATGAATGTCGGTCCCGAAGGAGAGTTCTTTCTCTTCCACACCGATGATAGAGGCATGCCCACATTGGACATCCACGATAAAGCCGGATATTTCGACCTAGCGCCCATCGACAGAGGTGAGGATGCCCGCCGGGACATCGTTCTGACCATGAAGAAAATGGGTTTTAAAATTGAGGCTTCCCATCATGAGGTCGCGCCGGGACAACATGAAATCGATTTCAAATATGGCGAGGCCCTGCAAACTGCAGACAATTGGGTAACCTTCCGCGATATTGTCAAAAATATTGCCAAAAACCACGACCTCTACGCCACATTCATGCCAAAACCGTTGACCGGTCAGAACGGCTCAGCGATGCATTGCAACCAATCATTATTTAAGGATAATGATAACATCTTCTACGATCCAAATACCGAAAGTGGCTTGAGTGAAACAGCGCTTTACTATATAGGCGGGCTGCTAAAACACGCAAGAGGGATGACTGCAATTGCTAATCCGACAATTAACAGCTATAAACGTCTGCGACCCGGATACGAAGCACCGACATATATCACCTGGTCCAGTAGCAATCGCAGCGCCCTAATCAGGATACCAAGCTCCCGGGGTAGCGGCACCCGTGTTGAATATCGCAGCCCTGACCCCACTGCCAACCCCTATTTAATCTTTGCCGTGATGCTGAAAGCGGGACTGGAGGGCATCAAAAACAAGATTATGCCGCCCAAACCGGTAAACGGCGATCTGTATAAACTAGCGAAACAAAAAGAACTAGAGCACCTTCCCCATGACCTTCACTCCGCCTTGAAAGCGATGGAGGCCGACCCTTTGATTGAAGCGGCAATTGGCAAACATGCGCTGGACCGCTTTCTCGAGGGCAAGTATCAGGAATATAACGACTATGCGGAGCAGGTCCATCAATGGGAAATCAAATCATACATGGGCAGATATTAA
- a CDS encoding DUF2062 domain-containing protein has product MRSLLMLYLSQSRRVVSLVDIGGNRLSEQPLNRWDRIKSKFYSTIEKQILKEKPYKVALGCALGIGVNFFPTLGFGFVFAFFLAVIAGVSRASATAVSLLTGPLVPLMYALNILIGGLVITPVAGKENLTDLIISQYSKILRVGDVQEQIFSFLEFFGAAFLLGAVVNAVVIGTGFFFFVRFILRKRMKHSI; this is encoded by the coding sequence GTGCGTAGTCTATTAATGTTATACTTGTCACAGAGTCGCAGAGTGGTTTCATTGGTGGACATAGGGGGTAATCGCTTGAGTGAACAGCCTTTGAATAGATGGGATCGGATAAAAAGCAAGTTCTACAGCACTATTGAAAAACAAATTCTCAAGGAAAAGCCGTATAAAGTTGCCCTGGGATGCGCGCTTGGGATTGGAGTCAATTTCTTTCCCACACTGGGGTTTGGGTTTGTTTTTGCATTCTTTTTGGCGGTTATAGCAGGGGTGAGCCGGGCCAGTGCAACCGCTGTCAGCCTGCTAACAGGCCCCCTCGTTCCCTTGATGTATGCCCTTAACATATTGATTGGTGGTTTAGTTATCACTCCGGTTGCCGGCAAAGAAAACCTCACGGATCTGATAATCAGCCAGTATTCCAAAATTTTGCGGGTCGGCGACGTTCAGGAACAGATCTTTAGCTTCTTAGAGTTTTTTGGCGCGGCTTTTTTGTTGGGCGCCGTTGTTAACGCAGTGGTGATCGGCACCGGTTTCTTTTTCTTTGTTCGCTTTATCCTGAGGAAAAGAATGAAACATAGTATTTAG
- a CDS encoding Ger(x)C family spore germination protein yields MKKIILIILVTMLMLIMTSCYDAREITSVSFVQMIGVEQGISDKWRITVKIASMQNGDDSSSKGSESSQQTQTKTITIDAPSFHGGINLINANMPQKLDFTHAKLMVISEDLAQNGLIGEYITPLIRFREIRRTLNVIVVEGSAQEFVEKTEAFTGGSPSRAVISLLKQGENTGFYPRISLNDFYNGIKSTYRQPVLPLGNVHKEESFKEDGRAFTMEFSNTGEFFAGDTPRKGGNSIELLGSALFVDDKMVGKLNGHETRMMMLIRGEFNKGIFTIQDPKSPEWIIPIDTRLSRKPGIKVSIENGLPIIRLEIKTEGDILAIQSGIDYGNEKMIIIVEQEMVKYLGEGINRVIRKCQSLNTDPFNFGRSAVRHFSTIHEWENYNWNEKFKEAKVEVKIDFKVRRTGGLLRTSDNMRDD; encoded by the coding sequence ATGAAAAAAATCATTTTAATTATTTTGGTAACAATGCTGATGTTAATTATGACCTCCTGTTATGATGCCAGAGAAATTACTTCCGTTTCGTTTGTACAGATGATTGGAGTTGAACAAGGTATTTCAGATAAATGGAGAATCACTGTAAAAATAGCATCTATGCAAAACGGAGATGACAGCTCAAGCAAAGGGAGTGAATCATCACAGCAAACGCAGACAAAAACAATTACAATCGATGCACCTTCTTTTCATGGAGGGATTAATTTGATTAACGCAAATATGCCGCAAAAACTGGATTTCACCCACGCCAAATTGATGGTGATCTCTGAAGATCTTGCACAAAATGGTCTAATAGGTGAATATATAACGCCCCTCATTCGCTTTAGGGAAATAAGACGAACTTTGAATGTTATCGTTGTAGAGGGAAGTGCTCAAGAATTCGTCGAGAAGACAGAGGCGTTTACAGGGGGCAGCCCTTCACGGGCCGTTATTTCATTATTGAAGCAAGGAGAAAATACTGGTTTTTATCCTCGAATCTCCCTGAATGATTTTTATAACGGTATTAAGTCAACTTATAGACAACCTGTCCTTCCTTTAGGCAATGTCCACAAGGAAGAAAGCTTTAAAGAGGATGGAAGAGCTTTTACCATGGAATTTAGCAATACAGGTGAATTCTTTGCTGGAGACACACCAAGGAAGGGTGGCAATTCTATCGAATTGCTTGGCAGTGCTTTGTTTGTAGACGATAAAATGGTTGGTAAGCTAAATGGCCATGAAACAAGAATGATGATGTTAATCAGAGGAGAATTTAATAAAGGGATATTCACCATTCAAGACCCTAAATCTCCGGAGTGGATAATACCTATTGATACAAGACTATCAAGGAAGCCTGGCATTAAAGTCTCAATTGAAAACGGCTTGCCAATAATTAGACTGGAAATCAAAACAGAAGGAGACATATTAGCCATTCAAAGTGGTATTGATTATGGAAACGAAAAAATGATAATTATTGTTGAACAGGAAATGGTTAAATATTTGGGGGAAGGCATCAATCGTGTTATCCGTAAGTGTCAATCGTTAAATACAGACCCGTTTAACTTTGGCAGATCGGCGGTAAGGCATTTTTCAACCATTCATGAATGGGAGAATTATAACTGGAATGAAAAATTCAAGGAAGCTAAAGTTGAGGTTAAGATAGATTTTAAAGTCAGGAGAACCGGTGGACTCTTGAGAACTTCAGATAATATGAGGGATGATTAA
- a CDS encoding spore gernimation protein produces the protein MIKDGKFGVHETIALLTITISAKVFFSSPSIVAAKVGTAGWYMTLISGFVAFLATVLLIRLLSLYPNKTLMEIYEIVYGKAVGKILSFILFASILATVAANSREFIEIMKVYDLPQSPPSYLLILLFLVVGVLAYWGLETIARFSKLMGFILLLAYISVLALSLKLYETHRLFPILGYGLETTFLTGMQRSSAYDEIIIIGVIIGSLHGIKHAKKAAYLSLALSVSIISTALLAFTLAFPYFTGEEITAPIYLMVTLIEYGEFIQRIEPIFFFLWNFSTVISIAVLFYVLVILYAYIFELDDKRPIIIPLGIIVIFLALIPQNIIQVTVGIVNMIRSYGWAFYFIPPVVTLVVAKITKRYGGRTQ, from the coding sequence ATGATAAAGGATGGTAAGTTTGGAGTCCATGAAACTATCGCTTTGTTAACGATAACGATATCAGCAAAAGTGTTTTTTTCCAGTCCTTCTATAGTCGCAGCGAAAGTAGGGACGGCTGGCTGGTATATGACACTTATATCTGGATTTGTTGCCTTTTTGGCAACTGTTTTGTTAATCAGGCTTTTGTCGCTATACCCGAATAAAACGCTAATGGAGATATACGAAATTGTATATGGAAAAGCAGTTGGTAAAATATTATCCTTTATTTTATTTGCATCAATTCTTGCTACTGTTGCCGCAAACAGCAGAGAATTTATCGAAATCATGAAGGTATATGATCTTCCGCAGAGTCCTCCGAGTTATCTTTTAATATTATTGTTTTTAGTAGTAGGTGTTTTGGCTTACTGGGGCCTTGAAACAATAGCGCGGTTTTCGAAGTTGATGGGATTTATTCTGCTATTGGCGTACATTTCAGTTTTGGCTCTGTCTTTAAAATTATATGAAACCCATCGTCTCTTTCCTATTCTTGGATATGGGTTGGAAACAACATTTTTGACAGGAATGCAAAGATCCTCAGCCTATGATGAAATCATCATAATCGGGGTGATAATTGGTTCACTTCATGGAATCAAGCATGCCAAAAAGGCGGCTTATTTGAGCTTAGCCCTATCTGTTTCTATTATTTCGACAGCCTTGCTTGCGTTTACTCTTGCTTTTCCTTATTTTACTGGGGAGGAAATTACTGCTCCAATTTATCTAATGGTCACGCTTATTGAATATGGAGAGTTTATACAAAGAATTGAACCTATATTCTTTTTCCTTTGGAATTTCAGTACGGTTATTTCTATAGCAGTTTTATTCTATGTTCTGGTTATCCTATACGCTTATATATTTGAGTTGGATGACAAAAGACCCATCATTATACCTTTGGGGATTATCGTCATTTTTCTGGCGTTGATTCCTCAAAACATTATCCAAGTTACAGTAGGCATTGTAAATATGATCAGAAGCTATGGTTGGGCTTTCTATTTTATACCTCCTGTGGTTACGCTTGTGGTAGCGAAAATAACAAAGAGATATGGAGGCAGAACCCAATGA
- a CDS encoding PspA/IM30 family protein → MGILARFTDIISANINALLDKAEDPAKMIDQYLRKLTADLAEVKKETAGVMAEESRTKRLVDENEKEVAKYEELAKKAVMAGNEDDARVFLTKKQEFETAGVSLQTSYAVAHENAVKMRQMHDKLVKDINSLNSRRQAIKAKLAVARTQERVNKIGATDKAQGSMGAFDRMEEKADRMLDEANAMAELDSQPVDEAQALAEKYKHTETNASVEDELAALKKKLGSSKS, encoded by the coding sequence ATGGGAATTTTGGCTAGGTTTACAGACATCATTTCAGCAAATATTAATGCCTTGCTGGATAAAGCGGAGGATCCCGCAAAAATGATTGACCAGTATCTGCGCAAGCTCACGGCTGACTTGGCAGAGGTGAAAAAAGAAACTGCAGGAGTGATGGCTGAGGAAAGCCGGACTAAACGACTGGTTGATGAAAACGAGAAAGAAGTTGCAAAATACGAAGAGCTTGCTAAAAAGGCGGTAATGGCAGGGAATGAGGACGATGCCCGTGTTTTCCTGACCAAGAAACAAGAGTTTGAAACCGCTGGGGTCAGTCTACAAACATCATACGCCGTGGCACATGAAAACGCTGTAAAAATGCGCCAGATGCATGATAAGCTGGTCAAAGACATCAATTCTCTAAACAGCCGCAGACAAGCAATAAAGGCAAAGCTTGCAGTGGCCAGGACTCAAGAGAGAGTCAATAAAATTGGTGCCACCGATAAAGCGCAGGGTAGTATGGGCGCCTTTGACCGGATGGAGGAAAAAGCCGACAGAATGCTGGACGAAGCAAATGCCATGGCCGAACTGGACTCCCAGCCTGTTGATGAAGCGCAGGCTTTGGCAGAGAAATACAAACACACAGAGACCAACGCTTCTGTAGAGGATGAATTGGCTGCGCTCAAGAAGAAGCTGGGGTCTAGTAAAAGTTAA
- a CDS encoding recombinase family protein: MASNVRIIPATIRQNSANGTHLNAKRRTAAYARVSTDSEEQLTSYEAQVDYYTKYIKERADWEFVKVYTDEGISATNTKKRDGFKQMIADALDGKIDLIITKSVSRFARNTVDSLVTVRQLKEKGVEVYFEKENIYTLDSKGELLITIMSSLAQEESRSISENVTWGQRKRMADGKVSLPYGQFLGYEKGEDGLPKIVESEAEIVRMIFRLFIEGKTPSAIAKHLASQGIPSPAGKKTWQVATVKSILTNEKYKGDALLQKGFTVDFLTKKRKVNEGEVPQYYVQNSHPAIIEPEEFDAVQAEIERRKSLGRPSGCNSPFSAKIVCGDCGGFYGSKVWGSNTKYRRVIWRCNEKYKGDKKCKTPHVTEDDVKQRFLTAFNRLMGCRDELIANCHLSQNILCDCSEIEAEIKELRREIEVVSELCKKAIYENARVTMNQDEWSERNNSYLERHRKATERVAELEKLKSERQNKYLMLETFIKGIESSPMVLGEFDNKLWAVAVEKVKVMPDGRVVFSFKDGTQIEE, encoded by the coding sequence ATGGCATCAAACGTAAGAATAATACCGGCCACGATTCGCCAAAATTCTGCCAATGGTACACATTTGAATGCTAAACGAAGAACGGCAGCCTACGCCAGAGTTTCCACCGACAGTGAAGAACAATTGACCAGTTACGAAGCGCAGGTGGATTACTATACCAAATACATTAAGGAACGGGCGGACTGGGAGTTTGTTAAGGTCTATACAGATGAGGGCATCAGCGCAACAAATACAAAGAAACGTGACGGCTTTAAGCAGATGATTGCCGATGCTCTTGACGGCAAGATTGATCTCATCATCACCAAAAGCGTATCCCGCTTCGCCAGAAACACAGTGGACAGCCTGGTAACAGTGCGCCAGCTTAAGGAAAAAGGCGTAGAGGTCTATTTTGAAAAGGAAAACATATATACGCTGGACAGCAAAGGGGAGCTTCTCATTACAATAATGTCCAGTCTTGCACAGGAGGAAAGCCGTTCCATATCCGAGAACGTCACATGGGGGCAGCGTAAGCGCATGGCAGATGGGAAGGTAAGCCTTCCATACGGTCAATTCCTCGGTTATGAAAAGGGCGAGGATGGCCTGCCGAAAATTGTCGAATCTGAAGCCGAGATTGTGCGGATGATATTCCGTCTGTTCATAGAAGGGAAAACCCCATCGGCAATTGCCAAACACCTTGCCAGCCAGGGCATTCCGTCGCCTGCAGGAAAAAAGACATGGCAGGTTGCTACGGTGAAAAGTATTCTGACCAACGAGAAATATAAAGGGGATGCGCTTTTGCAGAAGGGCTTCACGGTGGATTTCTTGACAAAGAAGCGAAAGGTCAATGAGGGCGAGGTTCCCCAGTACTATGTACAGAACAGCCATCCTGCCATTATCGAGCCTGAAGAATTCGATGCGGTTCAGGCTGAGATTGAGCGGCGAAAAAGTCTCGGCAGACCATCCGGCTGCAACAGCCCTTTCTCAGCGAAAATTGTGTGTGGCGACTGCGGTGGTTTTTACGGCTCCAAGGTATGGGGTTCCAATACAAAATACCGTCGGGTAATCTGGCGGTGCAATGAAAAGTATAAGGGTGATAAAAAGTGTAAAACACCCCATGTAACCGAGGATGATGTGAAACAGCGTTTTCTTACAGCGTTTAACAGGTTGATGGGGTGCCGGGATGAACTAATTGCCAACTGCCATCTCTCCCAGAATATCCTTTGTGACTGCTCGGAGATTGAAGCCGAAATTAAGGAACTTAGGCGGGAAATTGAAGTGGTCTCCGAACTTTGCAAAAAGGCAATCTATGAAAACGCTCGCGTCACTATGAATCAAGATGAGTGGAGTGAGCGCAACAACAGCTATCTGGAGCGGCATCGCAAGGCTACGGAGCGGGTTGCTGAACTGGAAAAACTGAAGAGTGAGCGCCAGAATAAATATCTGATGCTTGAAACCTTTATCAAGGGCATTGAATCAAGCCCGATGGTATTAGGGGAATTCGATAATAAGCTCTGGGCGGTGGCGGTTGAGAAGGTTAAGGTAATGCCGGATGGCAGGGTGGTGTTCAGTTTTAAGGATGGTACACAGATAGAGGAATAA
- a CDS encoding Hsp20/alpha crystallin family protein translates to MAGLVPFNRNKLSVRPTGGFEDFYNMLDDFFSDRWFPSRSLAADTFKVDVQEHENEYCIEAEMPGVKKEEINLELNEGKLTISVNREEEVEENKKNYIHRERRISSMQRAVYLADAESEGIKAKLEDGVLNITIPKLKKADNTIKIDIQ, encoded by the coding sequence ATGGCTGGATTAGTACCTTTCAACAGAAACAAGTTAAGTGTTAGGCCGACTGGCGGTTTTGAGGACTTCTACAACATGCTTGATGACTTTTTTAGCGATAGATGGTTCCCAAGCAGAAGTCTGGCCGCTGATACATTTAAAGTGGATGTTCAGGAACATGAAAATGAGTACTGCATCGAAGCTGAAATGCCGGGTGTTAAAAAAGAAGAAATAAACCTTGAATTAAATGAAGGGAAGCTTACTATCTCTGTGAACAGAGAAGAAGAAGTTGAGGAAAATAAGAAAAACTATATTCACAGGGAAAGACGCATAAGTTCGATGCAACGTGCTGTTTACTTAGCTGATGCTGAATCTGAAGGAATTAAGGCAAAACTTGAAGATGGTGTACTCAATATCACCATCCCCAAACTAAAGAAAGCCGACAACACAATAAAAATTGATATTCAATAA
- a CDS encoding recombinase family protein, giving the protein MGRIITKTTLAAPSLPTRKRVAAYARVSSGKDAMLQSLAAQVSYYSGLIQRRPDWEYAGVYADEAMTGTKDRRPEFQRMLADCRDEKIDMIITKSISRFARNTVTLLETVRELKLLGVDVYFEEQNIHSISGDGELMLTILASYAQEESLSASENCKWRIRKQFEKGELANLRFMFGYQVVKGKVEIDSEQAAVVRMIFADYISGMGGGRIAKKLKEMNVATVHSGDWNGERVIAILKNEKYTGNALLQKKYVADHLTKKLVWNKGTLPMYYAEDTHPAIIDKETFEKTQAVMEQRSRLYGAKSDTRNRYPFSGIIQCVNCGKKYKRKVRGGKAAWQCSTFLQEGKAACHAKQIPEPVLYTTSAEVLGLGEFDMDIFETEIAEIRVPEFNKLVFVFLDGHTDEKVWQDRSRRESWTDEMRQAAREKAKGRR; this is encoded by the coding sequence ATGGGAAGAATCATTACAAAAACAACTCTGGCTGCTCCATCCCTTCCCACCAGAAAAAGGGTTGCCGCTTATGCACGAGTTTCAAGCGGAAAAGATGCGATGTTACAGTCCCTCGCTGCCCAAGTCAGTTATTACAGTGGATTGATTCAGCGGAGACCGGACTGGGAATATGCCGGAGTTTATGCAGATGAAGCAATGACGGGAACAAAAGACAGGCGTCCTGAGTTCCAGCGCATGCTTGCTGACTGCAGGGATGAAAAAATCGATATGATTATCACGAAGTCAATATCACGATTTGCCAGGAATACCGTTACACTTTTGGAGACAGTACGGGAGTTGAAGCTGCTCGGCGTGGATGTATATTTTGAAGAGCAGAATATTCACTCCATTAGCGGAGACGGGGAGCTAATGCTGACCATCCTCGCGTCCTACGCACAGGAAGAGAGTCTGTCGGCAAGTGAAAACTGCAAATGGCGTATCCGTAAGCAGTTTGAAAAAGGTGAACTGGCCAATCTGCGGTTCATGTTTGGCTACCAAGTTGTCAAGGGTAAGGTAGAGATTGATTCAGAACAAGCCGCCGTTGTCCGCATGATTTTTGCGGACTATATCAGTGGTATGGGTGGCGGCAGGATAGCAAAGAAGCTCAAGGAAATGAATGTGGCCACTGTGCATAGCGGTGACTGGAACGGTGAGCGCGTGATTGCCATCCTTAAAAATGAAAAATACACTGGGAACGCATTGCTGCAGAAAAAATATGTGGCTGACCATTTGACAAAAAAGCTGGTCTGGAATAAGGGTACTCTGCCGATGTATTATGCGGAAGATACTCATCCAGCCATCATTGATAAGGAAACCTTTGAAAAGACGCAGGCAGTCATGGAGCAGCGGAGCAGGCTTTACGGGGCAAAGAGTGATACCCGTAACCGATACCCCTTTAGCGGCATTATCCAGTGCGTAAACTGCGGCAAGAAGTATAAGCGGAAAGTCAGAGGTGGAAAGGCGGCCTGGCAGTGTTCCACTTTTTTGCAGGAAGGTAAAGCTGCTTGCCACGCCAAGCAAATACCGGAACCGGTGCTTTACACAACCAGTGCCGAGGTTCTCGGTCTGGGCGAATTTGATATGGATATCTTTGAAACTGAGATAGCAGAAATCAGGGTTCCTGAGTTTAACAAGCTGGTCTTTGTGTTCCTAGACGGACATACAGACGAAAAGGTCTGGCAGGACCGGTCTCGCCGTGAAAGCTGGACGGACGAGATGCGTCAGGCTGCCCGTGAAAAAGCGAAAGGGAGGCGGTAA
- a CDS encoding DUF1540 domain-containing protein — MAKNQIHCAVEECVHNKSMRCAATSIRVRSRSGSNGAHSSEDTNCETFKPRKSL; from the coding sequence ATGGCCAAAAATCAAATTCACTGTGCCGTAGAAGAATGCGTCCACAACAAGAGTATGCGTTGCGCTGCAACGTCTATACGTGTCCGTTCCCGCAGCGGTAGTAACGGAGCTCATAGTTCGGAAGACACAAATTGTGAAACCTTCAAACCCCGTAAATCCCTGTAA